In a single window of the Stigmatopora nigra isolate UIUO_SnigA chromosome 7, RoL_Snig_1.1, whole genome shotgun sequence genome:
- the LOC144199592 gene encoding CREB-regulated transcription coactivator 2-like isoform X4, protein MLARHVFAKKTASKCIEGHPGDNGPSKVPFCPSQVIECLRARPNVATETEGGVSSLAQMPSWKPGARHRAAVAGERNMSAGSGGPTPGPGGGPAGVGPGGSNPRKFSEKIALHTQRQAEETAAFQEVMMDITSTRLQAQKLRLARTQGPYYGGSLPNVNQIGRGGPHEQQVPFPPESARATRHHGLVERVHRERRFVSPVGPYRNRQVDNVPYNYSYLSPPADPSWRRNWGGIFPGAKGHLSRLPSTALSRTNSDSALHTSVMNPPPGDPFAAGNHALGGRHNVFPYPVPPIEENVMEDAKLLPGKAWDAKKFAMMSSRPKSCEVPGLNAFVSPEQPSIPSHGHAAPPALNISGSLPDLSSLHFPSPLPTPLDRDEPAYPGGGSAGNLASTLTQLGIDGDLGEGPFRLRHQAGVGAGSFGGAAGHPSLQSSLSNPNIRASLSGSGRPFGNSLSSPSSLGSSPSARGPSGKPASSYAGAASPRRRPQPSPPVPADPRRHHVKPFSPAFSPTFSPAVSPALSSIRQGVALDTSKMALEQRMAQSFPLGPAPQRPPLLAPHPAQPQNLLAAQHFQQQQQQQHASSACQVESGVASEHYHLHVGARAPVRREAEAQRSADPHSAPDLYHDALLNSLLDDPYLNLQLDGKAAQQFPPADGRADAGRQSGLQSFLNEQNLNYGNDARRHNVPNIILTGDSPPPPPPPGLSKEITNALAHVPGFEMDPFALDDPLRMDALELDMLEGDLMLADPAVEDSFRSDRLK, encoded by the exons ATGCTCGCTCGTCACGTTTTCGCAAAAAAGACGGCGAGTAAATGTATTGAAGGTCACCCGGGTGACAATGGGCCGTCTAAGGTCCCCTTTTGTCCCTCACAGGTCATTGAGTGTCTTCGGGCGCGTCCAAACGTGGCCACGGAAACCGAAGGCGGAGTGAGCTCTCTCGCGCAGATGCCATCTTGGAAGCCCGGCGCACGTCATCGTGCTGCGGTGGCGGGCGAGCGCAACATGTCTGCGGGCTCAGGCGGCCCAACGCCGGGACCCGGCGGCGGACCCGCGGGGGTCGGCCCCGGCGGCTCCAACCCCCGCAAGTTCAGCGAGAAGATCGCCCTCCACACGCAACGGCAGGCGGAGGAGACGGCCGCCTTCCAGGAGGTCATGATGGACATCACGTCGACGCGG CTGCAGGCTCAGAAGCTGCGCCTGGCCCGCACTCAGGGCCCGTACTACGGCGGCTCGCTGCCCAACGTCAACCAGATCGGCCGGGGGGGACCTCACGAGCAGCAG GTCCCCTTCCCGCCCGAGTCGGCTCGCGCCACGCGTCACCACGGCTTGGTGGAGCGCGTCCACAGGGAACGCCGCTTCGTGTCGCCCGTGGGGCCCTACCGCAACCGACAG GTGGACAACGTTCCCTACAACTACTCCTACTTGTCCCCGCCCGCCGATCCCAGCTGGAGAAG GAATTGGGGCGGAATCTTCCCGGGGGCAAAAGGCCACTTGTCGCGTCTCCCGAGCACGGCGCTCAGCAG GACCAACTCGGACTCGGCGCTACACACCAGCGTGATGAACCCGCCACCCGGCGACCCCTTCGCGGCGGGAAACCACGCCCTCGGCGGAAGACACAACG TTTTCCCGTACCCCGTCCCGCCCATAGAGGAGAACGTGATGGAAGACGCCAAGCTCCTCCCCGGCAAAGCGTGGGACGCCAAGAAG tttgccaTGATGAGCTCCAGACCAAAGTCGTGCGAAGTCCCCGGCCTCAA CGCGTTTGTGTCGCCAGAGCAACCCTCCATCCCCAGCCACGGCCACGCGGCGCCCCCGGCGCTCAACATCAGCGGCTCGCTGCCGGACCTTTCCAGCCTCCACTTCCCGTCGCCGCTGCCCACGCCGCTGGACCGCGACGAGCCCGCTTACCCCGGCGGGGGCAGCGCGGGCAACCTGGCGTCCACGCTCACCCAGCTGGGCATCGACGGCGACCTGGGCGAGGGCCCCTTCCGCCTTCGCCACCAAGCGG GCGTGGGGGCGGGGTCGTTTGGGGGGGCGGCGGGCCACCCGTCCCTGCAGTCGTCGCTGAGCAACCCCAACATCCGGGCGTCGctgagcgggagcgggcggccCTTCGGCAACTCGCTGAGCTCGCCGTCGTCGCTGGGCTCCTCCCCCTCGGCGCGCGGGCCGTCCGGCAAGCCCGCCTCCTCCTACGCGGGGGCGGCGTCGCCGCGGAGACGGCCGCAGCCCTCGCCGCCGGTGCCGGCGGACCCCCGGAGACATCACGTCAAGCCCTTCTCGCCCGCCTTCTCGCCCACCTTCTCCCCCGCCGTCTCACCCGCGCTGTCCTCCATCAGGCAG GGCGTGGCCCTGGACACCAGTAAGATGGCGTTGGAGCAACGCATGGCTCAGTCCTTCCCGCTGGGACCGGCACCCCAGCGGCCTCCCCTCCTGGCCCCCCATCCGGCGCAGCCGCAGAACTTGCTCGCCGCTCAGCACTTT cagcaacagcaacagcagcagcacgCCAGCAGCGCCTGTCAGGTGGAGAGCGGCGTGGCGTCGGAGCATTACCACCTCCACGTGGGCGCGCGGGCTCCAGTCAGGCGAGAGGCGGAGGCGCAGAGGAGCGCCGACCCGCACTCGGCCCCCGACCTCTACCAC GACGCCCTCCTCAACTCTCTGCTGGACGACCCCTACCTGAATCTTCAGCTGGACGGCAAAGCGGCCCAGCAG TTCCCCCCCGCCGACGGCCGAGCGGACGCGGGGCGGCAGTCGGGTCTCCAGAGCTTCCTCAACGAGCAGAACCTCAACTACGGCAACGACGCCCGCCGCCACAACGTCCCCAACATCATTCTGACGG GCGactccccgccgccgccgccgccgccgggccTGTCCAAAGAGATCACCAACGCCCTGGCCCACGTGCCGGGTTTCGAGATGGACCCGTTCGCTCTGGACGACCCGCTGAGGATGGACGCCCTGGAGCTGGACATGCTGGAGGGCGACCTGATGCTGGCCGACCCGGCCGTGGAGGACTCCTTTCGCTCCGACAGGCTCAAGTGA
- the LOC144199592 gene encoding CREB-regulated transcription coactivator 2-like isoform X2, whose amino-acid sequence MLARHVFAKKTASKCIEGHPGDNGPSKVPFCPSQVIECLRARPNVATETEGGVSSLAQMPSWKPGARHRAAVAGERNMSAGSGGPTPGPGGGPAGVGPGGSNPRKFSEKIALHTQRQAEETAAFQEVMMDITSTRLQAQKLRLARTQGPYYGGSLPNVNQIGRGGPHEQQVPFPPESARATRHHGLVERVHRERRFVSPVGPYRNRQVDNVPYNYSYLSPPADPSWRRNWGGIFPGAKGHLSRLPSTALSRTNSDSALHTSVMNPPPGDPFAAGNHALGGRHNVFPYPVPPIEENVMEDAKLLPGKAWDAKKFAMMSSRPKSCEVPGLKYAHFASRRRAFVSPEQPSIPSHGHAAPPALNISGSLPDLSSLHFPSPLPTPLDRDEPAYPGGGSAGNLASTLTQLGIDGDLGEGPFRLRHQAGVGAGSFGGAAGHPSLQSSLSNPNIRASLSGSGRPFGNSLSSPSSLGSSPSARGPSGKPASSYAGAASPRRRPQPSPPVPADPRRHHVKPFSPAFSPTFSPAVSPALSSIRQGVALDTSKMALEQRMAQSFPLGPAPQRPPLLAPHPAQPQNLLAAQHFQQQQQQHASSACQVESGVASEHYHLHVGARAPVRREAEAQRSADPHSAPDLYHDALLNSLLDDPYLNLQLDGKAAQQFPPADGRADAGRQSGLQSFLNEQNLNYGNDARRHNVPNIILTGDSPPPPPPPGLSKEITNALAHVPGFEMDPFALDDPLRMDALELDMLEGDLMLADPAVEDSFRSDRLK is encoded by the exons ATGCTCGCTCGTCACGTTTTCGCAAAAAAGACGGCGAGTAAATGTATTGAAGGTCACCCGGGTGACAATGGGCCGTCTAAGGTCCCCTTTTGTCCCTCACAGGTCATTGAGTGTCTTCGGGCGCGTCCAAACGTGGCCACGGAAACCGAAGGCGGAGTGAGCTCTCTCGCGCAGATGCCATCTTGGAAGCCCGGCGCACGTCATCGTGCTGCGGTGGCGGGCGAGCGCAACATGTCTGCGGGCTCAGGCGGCCCAACGCCGGGACCCGGCGGCGGACCCGCGGGGGTCGGCCCCGGCGGCTCCAACCCCCGCAAGTTCAGCGAGAAGATCGCCCTCCACACGCAACGGCAGGCGGAGGAGACGGCCGCCTTCCAGGAGGTCATGATGGACATCACGTCGACGCGG CTGCAGGCTCAGAAGCTGCGCCTGGCCCGCACTCAGGGCCCGTACTACGGCGGCTCGCTGCCCAACGTCAACCAGATCGGCCGGGGGGGACCTCACGAGCAGCAG GTCCCCTTCCCGCCCGAGTCGGCTCGCGCCACGCGTCACCACGGCTTGGTGGAGCGCGTCCACAGGGAACGCCGCTTCGTGTCGCCCGTGGGGCCCTACCGCAACCGACAG GTGGACAACGTTCCCTACAACTACTCCTACTTGTCCCCGCCCGCCGATCCCAGCTGGAGAAG GAATTGGGGCGGAATCTTCCCGGGGGCAAAAGGCCACTTGTCGCGTCTCCCGAGCACGGCGCTCAGCAG GACCAACTCGGACTCGGCGCTACACACCAGCGTGATGAACCCGCCACCCGGCGACCCCTTCGCGGCGGGAAACCACGCCCTCGGCGGAAGACACAACG TTTTCCCGTACCCCGTCCCGCCCATAGAGGAGAACGTGATGGAAGACGCCAAGCTCCTCCCCGGCAAAGCGTGGGACGCCAAGAAG tttgccaTGATGAGCTCCAGACCAAAGTCGTGCGAAGTCCCCGGCCTCAAGTACGCCCATTTTGCCAGCCGGCGGCG CGCGTTTGTGTCGCCAGAGCAACCCTCCATCCCCAGCCACGGCCACGCGGCGCCCCCGGCGCTCAACATCAGCGGCTCGCTGCCGGACCTTTCCAGCCTCCACTTCCCGTCGCCGCTGCCCACGCCGCTGGACCGCGACGAGCCCGCTTACCCCGGCGGGGGCAGCGCGGGCAACCTGGCGTCCACGCTCACCCAGCTGGGCATCGACGGCGACCTGGGCGAGGGCCCCTTCCGCCTTCGCCACCAAGCGG GCGTGGGGGCGGGGTCGTTTGGGGGGGCGGCGGGCCACCCGTCCCTGCAGTCGTCGCTGAGCAACCCCAACATCCGGGCGTCGctgagcgggagcgggcggccCTTCGGCAACTCGCTGAGCTCGCCGTCGTCGCTGGGCTCCTCCCCCTCGGCGCGCGGGCCGTCCGGCAAGCCCGCCTCCTCCTACGCGGGGGCGGCGTCGCCGCGGAGACGGCCGCAGCCCTCGCCGCCGGTGCCGGCGGACCCCCGGAGACATCACGTCAAGCCCTTCTCGCCCGCCTTCTCGCCCACCTTCTCCCCCGCCGTCTCACCCGCGCTGTCCTCCATCAGGCAG GGCGTGGCCCTGGACACCAGTAAGATGGCGTTGGAGCAACGCATGGCTCAGTCCTTCCCGCTGGGACCGGCACCCCAGCGGCCTCCCCTCCTGGCCCCCCATCCGGCGCAGCCGCAGAACTTGCTCGCCGCTCAGCACTTT caacagcaacagcagcagcacgCCAGCAGCGCCTGTCAGGTGGAGAGCGGCGTGGCGTCGGAGCATTACCACCTCCACGTGGGCGCGCGGGCTCCAGTCAGGCGAGAGGCGGAGGCGCAGAGGAGCGCCGACCCGCACTCGGCCCCCGACCTCTACCAC GACGCCCTCCTCAACTCTCTGCTGGACGACCCCTACCTGAATCTTCAGCTGGACGGCAAAGCGGCCCAGCAG TTCCCCCCCGCCGACGGCCGAGCGGACGCGGGGCGGCAGTCGGGTCTCCAGAGCTTCCTCAACGAGCAGAACCTCAACTACGGCAACGACGCCCGCCGCCACAACGTCCCCAACATCATTCTGACGG GCGactccccgccgccgccgccgccgccgggccTGTCCAAAGAGATCACCAACGCCCTGGCCCACGTGCCGGGTTTCGAGATGGACCCGTTCGCTCTGGACGACCCGCTGAGGATGGACGCCCTGGAGCTGGACATGCTGGAGGGCGACCTGATGCTGGCCGACCCGGCCGTGGAGGACTCCTTTCGCTCCGACAGGCTCAAGTGA
- the LOC144199592 gene encoding CREB-regulated transcription coactivator 2-like isoform X5, producing the protein MLARHVFAKKTASKCIEGHPGDNGPSKVPFCPSQVIECLRARPNVATETEGGVSSLAQMPSWKPGARHRAAVAGERNMSAGSGGPTPGPGGGPAGVGPGGSNPRKFSEKIALHTQRQAEETAAFQEVMMDITSTRLQAQKLRLARTQGPYYGGSLPNVNQIGRGGPHEQQVPFPPESARATRHHGLVERVHRERRFVSPVGPYRNRQVDNVPYNYSYLSPPADPSWRRTNSDSALHTSVMNPPPGDPFAAGNHALGGRHNVFPYPVPPIEENVMEDAKLLPGKAWDAKKFAMMSSRPKSCEVPGLKYAHFASRRRAFVSPEQPSIPSHGHAAPPALNISGSLPDLSSLHFPSPLPTPLDRDEPAYPGGGSAGNLASTLTQLGIDGDLGEGPFRLRHQAGVGAGSFGGAAGHPSLQSSLSNPNIRASLSGSGRPFGNSLSSPSSLGSSPSARGPSGKPASSYAGAASPRRRPQPSPPVPADPRRHHVKPFSPAFSPTFSPAVSPALSSIRQGVALDTSKMALEQRMAQSFPLGPAPQRPPLLAPHPAQPQNLLAAQHFQQQQQQQHASSACQVESGVASEHYHLHVGARAPVRREAEAQRSADPHSAPDLYHDALLNSLLDDPYLNLQLDGKAAQQFPPADGRADAGRQSGLQSFLNEQNLNYGNDARRHNVPNIILTGDSPPPPPPPGLSKEITNALAHVPGFEMDPFALDDPLRMDALELDMLEGDLMLADPAVEDSFRSDRLK; encoded by the exons ATGCTCGCTCGTCACGTTTTCGCAAAAAAGACGGCGAGTAAATGTATTGAAGGTCACCCGGGTGACAATGGGCCGTCTAAGGTCCCCTTTTGTCCCTCACAGGTCATTGAGTGTCTTCGGGCGCGTCCAAACGTGGCCACGGAAACCGAAGGCGGAGTGAGCTCTCTCGCGCAGATGCCATCTTGGAAGCCCGGCGCACGTCATCGTGCTGCGGTGGCGGGCGAGCGCAACATGTCTGCGGGCTCAGGCGGCCCAACGCCGGGACCCGGCGGCGGACCCGCGGGGGTCGGCCCCGGCGGCTCCAACCCCCGCAAGTTCAGCGAGAAGATCGCCCTCCACACGCAACGGCAGGCGGAGGAGACGGCCGCCTTCCAGGAGGTCATGATGGACATCACGTCGACGCGG CTGCAGGCTCAGAAGCTGCGCCTGGCCCGCACTCAGGGCCCGTACTACGGCGGCTCGCTGCCCAACGTCAACCAGATCGGCCGGGGGGGACCTCACGAGCAGCAG GTCCCCTTCCCGCCCGAGTCGGCTCGCGCCACGCGTCACCACGGCTTGGTGGAGCGCGTCCACAGGGAACGCCGCTTCGTGTCGCCCGTGGGGCCCTACCGCAACCGACAG GTGGACAACGTTCCCTACAACTACTCCTACTTGTCCCCGCCCGCCGATCCCAGCTGGAGAAG GACCAACTCGGACTCGGCGCTACACACCAGCGTGATGAACCCGCCACCCGGCGACCCCTTCGCGGCGGGAAACCACGCCCTCGGCGGAAGACACAACG TTTTCCCGTACCCCGTCCCGCCCATAGAGGAGAACGTGATGGAAGACGCCAAGCTCCTCCCCGGCAAAGCGTGGGACGCCAAGAAG tttgccaTGATGAGCTCCAGACCAAAGTCGTGCGAAGTCCCCGGCCTCAAGTACGCCCATTTTGCCAGCCGGCGGCG CGCGTTTGTGTCGCCAGAGCAACCCTCCATCCCCAGCCACGGCCACGCGGCGCCCCCGGCGCTCAACATCAGCGGCTCGCTGCCGGACCTTTCCAGCCTCCACTTCCCGTCGCCGCTGCCCACGCCGCTGGACCGCGACGAGCCCGCTTACCCCGGCGGGGGCAGCGCGGGCAACCTGGCGTCCACGCTCACCCAGCTGGGCATCGACGGCGACCTGGGCGAGGGCCCCTTCCGCCTTCGCCACCAAGCGG GCGTGGGGGCGGGGTCGTTTGGGGGGGCGGCGGGCCACCCGTCCCTGCAGTCGTCGCTGAGCAACCCCAACATCCGGGCGTCGctgagcgggagcgggcggccCTTCGGCAACTCGCTGAGCTCGCCGTCGTCGCTGGGCTCCTCCCCCTCGGCGCGCGGGCCGTCCGGCAAGCCCGCCTCCTCCTACGCGGGGGCGGCGTCGCCGCGGAGACGGCCGCAGCCCTCGCCGCCGGTGCCGGCGGACCCCCGGAGACATCACGTCAAGCCCTTCTCGCCCGCCTTCTCGCCCACCTTCTCCCCCGCCGTCTCACCCGCGCTGTCCTCCATCAGGCAG GGCGTGGCCCTGGACACCAGTAAGATGGCGTTGGAGCAACGCATGGCTCAGTCCTTCCCGCTGGGACCGGCACCCCAGCGGCCTCCCCTCCTGGCCCCCCATCCGGCGCAGCCGCAGAACTTGCTCGCCGCTCAGCACTTT cagcaacagcaacagcagcagcacgCCAGCAGCGCCTGTCAGGTGGAGAGCGGCGTGGCGTCGGAGCATTACCACCTCCACGTGGGCGCGCGGGCTCCAGTCAGGCGAGAGGCGGAGGCGCAGAGGAGCGCCGACCCGCACTCGGCCCCCGACCTCTACCAC GACGCCCTCCTCAACTCTCTGCTGGACGACCCCTACCTGAATCTTCAGCTGGACGGCAAAGCGGCCCAGCAG TTCCCCCCCGCCGACGGCCGAGCGGACGCGGGGCGGCAGTCGGGTCTCCAGAGCTTCCTCAACGAGCAGAACCTCAACTACGGCAACGACGCCCGCCGCCACAACGTCCCCAACATCATTCTGACGG GCGactccccgccgccgccgccgccgccgggccTGTCCAAAGAGATCACCAACGCCCTGGCCCACGTGCCGGGTTTCGAGATGGACCCGTTCGCTCTGGACGACCCGCTGAGGATGGACGCCCTGGAGCTGGACATGCTGGAGGGCGACCTGATGCTGGCCGACCCGGCCGTGGAGGACTCCTTTCGCTCCGACAGGCTCAAGTGA
- the LOC144199592 gene encoding CREB-regulated transcription coactivator 2-like isoform X1: protein MLARHVFAKKTASKCIEGHPGDNGPSKVPFCPSQVIECLRARPNVATETEGGVSSLAQMPSWKPGARHRAAVAGERNMSAGSGGPTPGPGGGPAGVGPGGSNPRKFSEKIALHTQRQAEETAAFQEVMMDITSTRLQAQKLRLARTQGPYYGGSLPNVNQIGRGGPHEQQVPFPPESARATRHHGLVERVHRERRFVSPVGPYRNRQVDNVPYNYSYLSPPADPSWRRNWGGIFPGAKGHLSRLPSTALSRTNSDSALHTSVMNPPPGDPFAAGNHALGGRHNVFPYPVPPIEENVMEDAKLLPGKAWDAKKFAMMSSRPKSCEVPGLKYAHFASRRRAFVSPEQPSIPSHGHAAPPALNISGSLPDLSSLHFPSPLPTPLDRDEPAYPGGGSAGNLASTLTQLGIDGDLGEGPFRLRHQAGVGAGSFGGAAGHPSLQSSLSNPNIRASLSGSGRPFGNSLSSPSSLGSSPSARGPSGKPASSYAGAASPRRRPQPSPPVPADPRRHHVKPFSPAFSPTFSPAVSPALSSIRQGVALDTSKMALEQRMAQSFPLGPAPQRPPLLAPHPAQPQNLLAAQHFQQQQQQQHASSACQVESGVASEHYHLHVGARAPVRREAEAQRSADPHSAPDLYHDALLNSLLDDPYLNLQLDGKAAQQFPPADGRADAGRQSGLQSFLNEQNLNYGNDARRHNVPNIILTGDSPPPPPPPGLSKEITNALAHVPGFEMDPFALDDPLRMDALELDMLEGDLMLADPAVEDSFRSDRLK from the exons ATGCTCGCTCGTCACGTTTTCGCAAAAAAGACGGCGAGTAAATGTATTGAAGGTCACCCGGGTGACAATGGGCCGTCTAAGGTCCCCTTTTGTCCCTCACAGGTCATTGAGTGTCTTCGGGCGCGTCCAAACGTGGCCACGGAAACCGAAGGCGGAGTGAGCTCTCTCGCGCAGATGCCATCTTGGAAGCCCGGCGCACGTCATCGTGCTGCGGTGGCGGGCGAGCGCAACATGTCTGCGGGCTCAGGCGGCCCAACGCCGGGACCCGGCGGCGGACCCGCGGGGGTCGGCCCCGGCGGCTCCAACCCCCGCAAGTTCAGCGAGAAGATCGCCCTCCACACGCAACGGCAGGCGGAGGAGACGGCCGCCTTCCAGGAGGTCATGATGGACATCACGTCGACGCGG CTGCAGGCTCAGAAGCTGCGCCTGGCCCGCACTCAGGGCCCGTACTACGGCGGCTCGCTGCCCAACGTCAACCAGATCGGCCGGGGGGGACCTCACGAGCAGCAG GTCCCCTTCCCGCCCGAGTCGGCTCGCGCCACGCGTCACCACGGCTTGGTGGAGCGCGTCCACAGGGAACGCCGCTTCGTGTCGCCCGTGGGGCCCTACCGCAACCGACAG GTGGACAACGTTCCCTACAACTACTCCTACTTGTCCCCGCCCGCCGATCCCAGCTGGAGAAG GAATTGGGGCGGAATCTTCCCGGGGGCAAAAGGCCACTTGTCGCGTCTCCCGAGCACGGCGCTCAGCAG GACCAACTCGGACTCGGCGCTACACACCAGCGTGATGAACCCGCCACCCGGCGACCCCTTCGCGGCGGGAAACCACGCCCTCGGCGGAAGACACAACG TTTTCCCGTACCCCGTCCCGCCCATAGAGGAGAACGTGATGGAAGACGCCAAGCTCCTCCCCGGCAAAGCGTGGGACGCCAAGAAG tttgccaTGATGAGCTCCAGACCAAAGTCGTGCGAAGTCCCCGGCCTCAAGTACGCCCATTTTGCCAGCCGGCGGCG CGCGTTTGTGTCGCCAGAGCAACCCTCCATCCCCAGCCACGGCCACGCGGCGCCCCCGGCGCTCAACATCAGCGGCTCGCTGCCGGACCTTTCCAGCCTCCACTTCCCGTCGCCGCTGCCCACGCCGCTGGACCGCGACGAGCCCGCTTACCCCGGCGGGGGCAGCGCGGGCAACCTGGCGTCCACGCTCACCCAGCTGGGCATCGACGGCGACCTGGGCGAGGGCCCCTTCCGCCTTCGCCACCAAGCGG GCGTGGGGGCGGGGTCGTTTGGGGGGGCGGCGGGCCACCCGTCCCTGCAGTCGTCGCTGAGCAACCCCAACATCCGGGCGTCGctgagcgggagcgggcggccCTTCGGCAACTCGCTGAGCTCGCCGTCGTCGCTGGGCTCCTCCCCCTCGGCGCGCGGGCCGTCCGGCAAGCCCGCCTCCTCCTACGCGGGGGCGGCGTCGCCGCGGAGACGGCCGCAGCCCTCGCCGCCGGTGCCGGCGGACCCCCGGAGACATCACGTCAAGCCCTTCTCGCCCGCCTTCTCGCCCACCTTCTCCCCCGCCGTCTCACCCGCGCTGTCCTCCATCAGGCAG GGCGTGGCCCTGGACACCAGTAAGATGGCGTTGGAGCAACGCATGGCTCAGTCCTTCCCGCTGGGACCGGCACCCCAGCGGCCTCCCCTCCTGGCCCCCCATCCGGCGCAGCCGCAGAACTTGCTCGCCGCTCAGCACTTT cagcaacagcaacagcagcagcacgCCAGCAGCGCCTGTCAGGTGGAGAGCGGCGTGGCGTCGGAGCATTACCACCTCCACGTGGGCGCGCGGGCTCCAGTCAGGCGAGAGGCGGAGGCGCAGAGGAGCGCCGACCCGCACTCGGCCCCCGACCTCTACCAC GACGCCCTCCTCAACTCTCTGCTGGACGACCCCTACCTGAATCTTCAGCTGGACGGCAAAGCGGCCCAGCAG TTCCCCCCCGCCGACGGCCGAGCGGACGCGGGGCGGCAGTCGGGTCTCCAGAGCTTCCTCAACGAGCAGAACCTCAACTACGGCAACGACGCCCGCCGCCACAACGTCCCCAACATCATTCTGACGG GCGactccccgccgccgccgccgccgccgggccTGTCCAAAGAGATCACCAACGCCCTGGCCCACGTGCCGGGTTTCGAGATGGACCCGTTCGCTCTGGACGACCCGCTGAGGATGGACGCCCTGGAGCTGGACATGCTGGAGGGCGACCTGATGCTGGCCGACCCGGCCGTGGAGGACTCCTTTCGCTCCGACAGGCTCAAGTGA